Genomic window (Alnus glutinosa chromosome 9, dhAlnGlut1.1, whole genome shotgun sequence):
attcttcttttttttttttaaagttatttattGACTTAAACATCGATGTGTCCCTAGTCTTTCGAGGAATCTTATACTTTATCTTGCAAGAGTTATCTCGCCAATCCAATCGTACAAAAAGCTACATCAACACTATATGAATATAATGACTTGTTATAGGCTCAATTATACATGTTAGCCTAGTTGTCACACTTAACTACAATTTTCATCTTTCTCACAAATTAGCGTGCGCGCGcgtgcatgtatatatattttagcattgctttaatttggtatttcaaGAGGGGTGGTTTGCTACTCCCAAAGCGGTCAAAGATATAACCGATTAACCAAATGACAGTGGCGGAAGATTAATAGTGGCAGTACCGTGGTTATGGTGATGATAAGGTTGGTAAGGGTGGCGATTGTTAGAAAgagagttttaaattttatatcatatgGTAGAATTGGATTCGTtcatttaaaatgtaaattataACTAGTGTTTAGACTTGATCCTCAATAATTTGCTCTGCTCGAATTATTATGGAGCCTATCAATCCGAAATTTGCTCACACTGGTGAATCTTGTGAAGACTACCTCATGTTTGCTGAGATGTCTATACCTATTGACAGGGTGTAAAATACCTATGTATTGCATCCATCTCAAAATCCAACCTAATGCAGCCACGTGTCACACGTCCCAGAATATTTCCCGCCCATTCTGAAGCTGACATGGCGTACCTAGTGCTGTGATTTGCTACACTGCTGCTCTACATGACTACATGCTTACATTAATGCCCAGCACATCAGTGCCACTGTGACACAGGTGCACTGTGCACACACACCCGTGGCCAGACACTGGGTTCTAGCTCCAAGGTACTATATCCAACCTGCTCTTTCTTTTTGGCccacttttttgcttttttcttgaTGCCCAAGCAGCTCCAAAATTTAGgctctttttcaatttttcttttttgggtccCTTAGAGAACGCTCTATCTGTTGCACTTGTTTAGGAAAGTCAAGGGCTTTTGGGTTGCAGAAACGGGGATTAATTTTGTGCCAGCACTTCAGGTTTGGTTCTTTCTATGTGGCCcagttttgtttttgggttttttttgtgtgtttttggcTGTATTGGGTGAATTTATTGTATGCTTCAGTTTGACCCTAAACTGTCAGATTCTTGATATCTTACTTTTCTTCTAACAGATTTTACTTTGAATGTTGTTTGATAGTATATAATTGAAATTTCTCTACAATTAGTTCCAAATGTTTAATTGTTTTGTTCTCTGAGTTGGGAATAGGTTAATTCTTTATTTACTTGCCATTTTAAATGTTTGGTGAGTGGAGAACTCTATTTATGAGCCTCTCTCAACAAAATGGAACCATAGCCCATTGAAAAGCTCTGTAAAGCAAGCGGGTTTCCTGCACACAATTCTCTATTATAATTGGTAAAGTGTTTAGCAGTAATAGGGTTTGCCACAGGTTTCTCCTTATCAACAACGGGTCTCTTGATTGAGCTCATTGCTGAGAGCAGTGTCTGAAGCAGTGGCCCCAAGGGAAAGCACATGAGGTTCCCCAACTAAACCCCTCAAAAGTTCCACACACCCACCTCTGATTCCTACTATATAATTTCTGAGTTCCATTTGACCAATGTTTGCTCCTTCATATCCAgggttttcttagatttttgGGTTGCATGCATATTCTAGGCTTCAATTGTCatgaatttggttattttgacATCAGCATtcaagtttttgttgtttttggctTATGGGTCTCTATCGAATGTTTTGATTTTACCATTTTTTGATTCTTCATATCAGGGGTTTCCTCACTATATTTGAGGTTGCATATAGTTTGCTATTGTTCTCTTGTGATGAATTTAGGTTTTCAAATGTCAGCATTCGAGTTTTGCTTGTTTTGGTTTCTGAATTTCTCTCGAATGCTCTCATATTACTATTATGTGATTTCTTTAATTATGGAATTTTCTGCCTGGTTTTTTAGTCTTGCTCGTAGTTCAGCCAAGGTTTTCCTGATATAAGAAGCCAAGAAACAgctgctttgtttttttttttccttgcttttATTTAGCagatactctctctctctctctctctctctctctctctctctctctcacacacacacacacacacacacaattcaTATCTGGGTCTTCTCATATGACATGATATGATGTAAGAGAATTACATATTCTGGTTAAATTGTAGCACCGTTCATGGTGCAATTAATTACTTGGAAGTCTTTCAATTGGGATGAGTTGGTGCTTGTCTGTGTCTTGGTTTTTTCTTGAATGCTTTCATTCTATCAcgcttttgtttaatttttttttttcatacaaatgaATTGAGCACAAATTGCCAAGTAGCACAAAATGTGACCACCCACCAAACTATGAATCTCAATACTCACTTAgtgaaacaaacaaagaaaacaggaaaatttGTGAAATGGCATTAAAGAAACAGATTCGATTAGTTGATAGCATATTGCTTGATCACTATTCTCATAAAGGATGGTTTGATGATTCTTGGTTCTATAggtttttcttttactttagtggggttgttttggattttgaaGTTCTAAAGCTGATGAATTAGGGACTAAAGCTTCTTGGTTATTAATGCATTCTGGGACTTGAAATCTGAGTCAGTGGCTGAAATGAACAATCAGAGTTGGTTTTTCTCAAGACTTCTTTCGTATTTTTGGTGATtaattcatgatttttttttaaaagaggcCAGACTACCAATCCTGACTTTTAAAGGTCAAGGTAAAGAATCTTAAACAAAGGGGCAAGACTGTTCAACTGTACATGGATTCATGGGCTTTGTTCTAAACTGGCTGCAAATGGCAAATGTTGTAGTCAgttttttggggttttcttCTAGATTGGAGTATCGACTCTTCACTCTCGTGAATGTTTGTCTCCTGTCTAGTGCCATAGGatttctgcttcttttttttttttttaaatacttttttgaattttggaacAGTCTTCTGATCTTTATTTTGTCTATAACAATCTTCTGATTGTTCCTTGCTTTTTGCAGCATTTATTCATTGCTGGGGCTGTCTTGACGATCCTTTTGCATTACAAGGTTTGTGGTGTATGCATTCTAATTTTTTGATATGGATAAAAAAGATTTGGCTAAGAAAAGGAATAAGAAGGCTTATGGATCTGTAACTCGAAAAAGGACCAGTGGtagaaacaaatcaaaaaatgcTTCTGTAGATAATGAGCTGGCAGTAGGGACTCTGAAGGACGAAGTAATGAGAAAGGCTGTTGTTGGTAGGTCTAAGAGGGAGGAATCTGCTGCAGAAAAAAGTAGTAAATCCAAAGATGTTGATTTAGATGATGATCTGAAAATAGGGGCCCGGAAGACTGAAGTAATGAGGAAGGCTTCTGGTAACAAGCCTGGGGGGGAGAAGTCTGTTGCCAAACAGGGTAGATCTAAGGATGTAACTGTAGATGATAATCTGACAATGGAGGTTTTGAAGACTAAAGTAAGGGGGAAGGTTGCTGGTGATAAGTCTAAGGGAGAGAAATCTGTGGCCAAAAAGAGCAGCAAATTGAAAGACAGTGATGTAGATGATGCTCTAAAAATAGGGGTCCTGAAGGATGTAGTAAGGAGGCAGGTTTCTGGTGGTAAGTCTATGGGAGAGAAATCTGGAGCAAGAAAGGGTAAGGCAGGAGGTGGGGCCAAACTTATTGTGAAAGAAGAGGATGCAGAGGAAACTATGATGGAGGACAGTAAAGAGGACACATCTACTCCAGTGAAGCGAAGGAGGGGAGCAGATGGGGAAATAGTGCGGGCATTTTTTTTGTCCCCAGATAGAAGTTCATCTAGGCTTCGCCCAAGAAAGGAGGTGCCTGCTTTCCGGTTGGTAGATTTGGGCGATGATGACAATGATAAGATCATTGGCAAAAGAGTTAAGGTTTACTGGTCTGGATCACGAAAATGGTTTACCGGATGCGTCAAAGCTTTTGATTACGAGAAGAAGCTGCATAATATTCTCTATGAAGATGGTGATCGTGAAATGTTGGATTTGAGGAAAGAGCGGTTTGAGCTTGAAATTATGCCTACTGACAGTTTCAAGTTGAGAACCAAACCCAATTCTGATGAAGTGAAGGGTTTGGATGGTGAAAAGGTCGGTGCTGAAACTTTGAATGAGGATATTGAGATGGTGGATGCTGAGAAAGTGGCAAAGCAGTTGGAGCCAAAGAAGAAAACTCCATCAGAGAGATCTTCCAAAGAAGGGAAAGATCCTGAAGATAATAATGCAGAAGAAGTGGATGTGCTTTCTGAAAAAGCTAAGCAGGTGGTCATTGATGAGGCTCTTAATGTTGAAGAACCTCCTGATGCTAGTAATGAAAAAGAGCAAGATGAGTCTAAAATGGATGAAGAAGCCACAGAAGTTGTTAGAACGGAATCCAATTCTGAGGTGAAAGAATTGAGGTCTGATAATGTGGAAGGGAGCAGAAAAACTATGAAAGATGACTTCATTAAGGTAGGCAATGCTAAATCAGAGAAAAAGCGTGTGAGCTCAAAGAAAAGAGCAACTCCCAGAGCTGTGAAAAAGAGAAGCTTCAGGTCTCAGAGCAGGAAAGAAAGCGAAGAGAAAGAGGACCTGGATGCAAATGTGGAAGTTGTTTCACACCTTGATGAAATTAAGAACAATATTATACATGGTGATGTTGATGTTGACAAATCCATGGAAGCTAACTATCAGGAGGATGGTGAGAAGACTGATTCTATTGCAAAAGAACAATGTGAAGAAAAATGTGGAATTTCATCTGAAACCCAACATGACACAACAGATCTCAATGtcgagaagaaagaagatgatCTGGTAGAAAAGCAGATTGAGATAGAAGATAGAAAGGTTTCAAAAGAAGTTAGAAATAGGTTGAGTTTGAGCTCAAATCCTCAATGTGTGGAAGATGGTATGGAGGACCTTGCTGAAAATGCTGAAGTTTCTGTTCTTCCTAATGAAGTCGAGGAGAAAGTgagaaacagaaaaatcaatGTTGAAGGGCCCATGGATGTTGATACTGGGAAAAATTTCAATGAGACGGAAACACTTTTGAAAGCAGCAAATGAAGGGGCCTGTGATATGTCTGGTGATGTGCTGCCTAAGTTACCAAAAGCTCAAGAAGAAGATCCTGAAATTCTGCAGGGTAAACTGACTGAGATCAGTGAATCTGAAGAAGGAATATGCCAGAAGGGAAACTTGACCAGGCACCAAGGATAGCAAAAAAGCCGAAAGCCTAACTAAATCTGTCAGAAGGGAGCACGCCCTATTTCAAACGTAGTAAGTGTTATTTTCATATCCTGAAGAATCTTTTAGTGGAATGGGAATTGAACATACATGCTTTCATATCTCTTACTTAAGTTGCATGTTACAGTCTAGTGTACTTTGGTGCAAAGCATGGGCTATATGACCTAATTATATGCCCGTTTCATGAAATAACTGCTTTTATTTGCTGGAGACTCTCCTTTTATCTCCTTGTCCCTGAGCATGTAAAATTTCCGTGTGTTTTACAAGAAGAAACCTGGAAC
Coding sequences:
- the LOC133878403 gene encoding sister chromatid cohesion protein PDS5 homolog E-like, which produces MDKKDLAKKRNKKAYGSVTRKRTSGRNKSKNASVDNELAVGTLKDEVMRKAVVGRSKREESAAEKSSKSKDVDLDDDLKIGARKTEVMRKASGNKPGGEKSVAKQGRSKDVTVDDNLTMEVLKTKVRGKVAGDKSKGEKSVAKKSSKLKDSDVDDALKIGVLKDVVRRQVSGGKSMGEKSGARKGKAGGGAKLIVKEEDAEETMMEDSKEDTSTPVKRRRGADGEIVRAFFLSPDRSSSRLRPRKEVPAFRLVDLGDDDNDKIIGKRVKVYWSGSRKWFTGCVKAFDYEKKLHNILYEDGDREMLDLRKERFELEIMPTDSFKLRTKPNSDEVKGLDGEKVGAETLNEDIEMVDAEKVAKQLEPKKKTPSERSSKEGKDPEDNNAEEVDVLSEKAKQVVIDEALNVEEPPDASNEKEQDESKMDEEATEVVRTESNSEVKELRSDNVEGSRKTMKDDFIKVGNAKSEKKRVSSKKRATPRAVKKRSFRSQSRKESEEKEDLDANVEVVSHLDEIKNNIIHGDVDVDKSMEANYQEDGEKTDSIAKEQCEEKCGISSETQHDTTDLNVEKKEDDLVEKQIEIEDRKVSKEVRNRLSLSSNPQCVEDGMEDLAENAEVSVLPNEVEEKVRNRKINVEGPMDVDTGKNFNETETLLKAANEGACDMSGDVLPKLPKAQEEDPEILQGKLTEISESEEGICQKGNLTRHQG